GGTTTCTGTCCAAGGCCTGTCACGGGCGCGACGCCGTCGTGTGCCGGGCCTTGATGGATGCGTCCTTCTCGCCTATCCAAAGCGCAAATGCGCGCCCTAGCTATAGTCCTTGGGTGCCTGCAACCGAAACCGCCTTGCATTCGCCTCAATCACGATGTCGAAGCAAGCATAGTTTCAAGCCCTGTCGAGACGAAATGGACGCCAAGAACACCACGCACCGCATTGGACAGACGGGTCCTGTCGAAAAGCAGACCGGCATTCGGCATCTGTTTGCCGCTGCGAGCTATTCGCTCGGCGGCGCCAAGCGGCTGATCGGCGAGGCGGCCTTCCGCCATGAGCTGATCGCCTTTGCTGCTGCGATGGTCGCTTTCATCGTCGTCGGCGCAACCTTCTTCCAATATGTGGCGATGGCGATCCTCTTCCTGCTGATGATGGCCTTCGAGGCGATCAACACGGCCATCGAGGAAATCGTCGATCGCGTTTCTCCCGAAATCTCGGAAATGGGCAAGAACGCCAAGGATCTCGGATCCTTCGCCTGCCTCTGCCTGATCGTCGCCAACGGCGTCTATGCCGCCTATGTCGTGATCTTCGACGGCTTCATGAACTAATCGGCCAGCCGGCCGGCGCCTTCACCCGATAGAGCACGTGCGGACGCAGCGGGTTGCCCACGGGCACCGTGACGTCGTCGAAGTCCTCGGCCGGATCCGTGCGCATGCCCAATCGTTCCATCAGTGCCCGCGACGGCTGGTTGATGCGCGAGGTGTAACCGATGACCTCGGCAAGGCCGAGTGCGCGCCACGCATGGTCCAGGCAGGCGCTCGCCGCCTCCAGCGCATAACCCTGCCGCCAGTGGGCGCGGGCGAGGATCCAGCCGATTTCGACATGCGGACCGCCGGGGATTTCGTCTCCGGCCTCCGAAAGGCCGAGACCGCCGATCAGCGCCCCATCGGACTTGCGTTCAACGGCGACGAAACCGAAGCCGCGGTCTGCGAGGTGACGGGTGCAGTCGTCAATCATCGCTGCCGTTTCGTCGTGCGTCAGAATGGCCGGATAGTAGTAGCGCCGGACTTCGGGATCGGCATTCGCAAGCGCAAAGGGCGCGATGTCGCGTTCCTCCCAGGGCCGAAGCCTGAGGCGTTGCGTTTCGATGCGCATGGATCAGGCGAAGCTCTTGCGGCGGCGAACCGGGGCTGAGACATCCTCGATCGCCGGCAGGCTTTCGAGCACGCGGCGGGCCGGCAGGATGGCGATGGCTTCAGTGCCTTCGCGCAGCTTCGAGCGCAGAATGAATTCGCCATTGTGCTTGGCAAGGATGGCTTGGACGATCGGCAGGCCGAGGCCGGTGCCCTGTTCAGCGCTCTTGATGGCGATCGAGCCCTGGCCGAAAGCTGAGAGCACGATCGGAATTTCCTCTTCGGGAATGCCGGGGCCGTTGTCCTTGATCGAGAGATACTGGCCGCCGCCGGCCGTCCAGCCGACCTTGAAGGTGACTTCGCCGCCGGTGTTGGTGAACTTCACGGCATTTGACAGCAGATTGAGAATGACCTGGCGCATCGATTTTTCGTCGACCCAGACCGAGGGCATGCCGTGTTCGAACTGCTGGTGGATCGTGATGTTCTTGGCGCGGGCCTTCAATTGCACCATGCCGATGCAATCCTCGGCGATATCGACGAGGCTGACTGAATCCTCGTTGAGATCGTAGCGGCCAGCCTCGATGCGCGACAGGTCGAGGATCTCGTTGATGAGGTTCAAGAGATGCTCGCCCGAGCGGTGGATGTCGTTGGTGTATTCCTTGTAGGTCGGGTTGCTGAGCGGGCCCAGAACCTCGGTCGACATCACCTCGGAGAAGCCGAGAATGGCGTTCAGCGGCGTGCGCAGCTCGTGCGACATGGATGCGAGGAAGCGCGACTTGGCGAGGTTGGCTTCTTCAGCGCGCCGGCGGGCTTCGTCGGACATCGACTTTGCCACTTCGAGTTCCGCGATCAGGTCGTCCTTTTCCGACTGAACGGAAAGGATGTGAACGCTTGCGCGGTTCATCCGGTCCGTCATCAGCACCAGGAAGAGCAGCGACAGCGAGATGATGCCGGTGAGGCCGACATAGATGGGGTCGCCGGTCGTGAGCGATGCGAAGGCGAGGGCGGCGACGACCGGTGCGAACGTGTAGAGGAGCGCGTTGCGCAGCAGGAACGTGCCCATGGCGGTCGCAGCAAGCGCGACCAGCAGCACCGTACCCTCGAAGAAGCCGAAGCGCACATTGCCGCAGCTGGCACAATCCTGCGCCACGAAGGTCGCCCAGCAGAGGCCCATCAGCACCTGGCCGAGCAGGAAGCGGCGACGCCAGACCGGAACCTTCTCGGCGCTCATGTCTTCCCGGCGTGCCTTACGCGCAAAGAAGAGCGTGACGGCATGGGCCGAAAGCGTCATGACCGCCCAGAGGACGAAGCCGAGATTGCCGGAGAGGTAGATGCCGACCGCTGTTATCAGCGCGACGAGCACCGGGATGGCGATCGCGCCATGCAGCGCACTGTCGATGTAGAGATTGAGCATCTCGCGCTCGAAGCCCGAAGGCACCGACGAGCCCGTCTGCAGCCGTTCGCGCGTTGCGCGGACCGTCCTCGAAACAGCCTTGTTTCGATGGCTACGCGATTTGTCGACGATAATCTTATCGGTCGATGTGCTGGCAGCGATACTCATGCTCATATGCGACGGTTGCGATTGCGTTGCAGTCTAGTGAGCAATCCTTAAGAAGTTGCTGCGGTGCGTGAAGGATTCGACAACCATTGTGGCGCAGCCGTGTTCAAGGGCGCAACAGATCGTGCTGCATGTGAGATTCCTTCTCTAATCTTTTGGAATCGACCATGTTTATGATGCGCTGGTCTGTCAGGCACCGTGCGGGCAAACGAGGTTAGGGCAGGCGTGAAATTCGGGCGGACGACATATCGGTTTCCCAGGGGCCGCGGCAGGTCCCGCGGTCATGCGCCGTCCGGCGGACGTCGCGGCATGGCCGGCGGATGGATCATTCTTCTGCTGCTTGCGATCGGCGCCTTTTTCGCCGATCGGCTGCCGGTCGGAGAACGATCTTCGACCGGTTCAGCACGGGGCGCGGCGATTGCGAGCGACGGCGACAGCCTGCGGATCGACGGGAAGCGCGTCCGCATCGAGGGCATCGATGCGCCGGAACTCGGCCAGACCTGCAAACGCGACGGTGTTGCCTGGGATTGCGGCCGAGAGGCGCGCGACCGGTTGCGGGCGCTGATATCGGCGGGCGACGTGCGCTGTCGTTTTCACGGCCGCGACAAATACGGCCGCGAGCTTGGTATCTGCGATGCGGCCAGCCGCGATGTCGGGCGCGAAATGGTGCTTTCGGGTTATGCGGTGAGCTACGGACGCTATGAGGCCGAGGAGGCAAGGGCAGAACGCGAGCAGCGTGGGCTCTGGGCCGGCCAGTTCGTGAAGCCGCAGGAGTGGCGTCGGACAAACGGTCATCCCGACGAGGGGCCGCACCTGATTGATGGCTGGCTTGCCGCGATCCGCGGTTGGCTGCTCGAGCGCCTGACCGCACTCTTTTCCGGTATCGCCGATGCCTGACGACCGCATTGCTCAACTCGAACGGTTGCGGGCAGACATTGCCGCCTGCCGCATCTGTCGCGACAATCCGCAGCGTGGCGAGGCCGACCGGCTGCCGCACGAGCCGCGGCCGGTGGCGGTGATCTCCACTGCCGCGCGCATCCTGATTGCCGGGCAGGCGCCCGGGCTGCGCGTGCATGACAGCGGCCTGCCGTTCAACGATGCGTCCGGCGACCGGCTGCGGCAGTGGCTGGCCGTCGATCGCGAGGCTTTCTACGATCCGGATAAATTCGCGATCGTGCCGATGGGCTTCTGTTTTCCGGGCTATGACGCCCATGGCAGCGACCTGCCGCCGAGGCGCGAATGCGCGCCGCTCTGGCGCCACCGGGTAATGGAGCAGATGCCGCAGGTGGAGCTGGTGCTGGCGATCGGCCACTATGCGCAGCGCTGGCACATCGGCCCGGACTGTCCGAAATCGATGACCGAGACGGTGAAGGATTGGCGGCGCTACGCCATGCGCAACGCTGTGCCGGCGATCCTGCCTCTGCCGCATCCAAGCTGGCGCAACACCGGCTGGCTGAAGCGCAATCCCTGGTTCGAGGCGGACGTGCTGCCCTTTCTGCGCGAACGTGTTTCCGTTCTCGCGAACTGAAACAATTTTCTTTATCTTCACTAATTTCGCGCTATAGAGGGAAAAATAATTCGAGAGGGACTCTCATGGATCGCCTAGACCGCAAAATCCTGCGCCTGCTGCAGGAGGATTCCACGCTGGCCGTTGCCGACCTTGCCAAGAAGGTCGGGCTTTCGACCACGCCGTGCTGGCGGCGCATCCAGAAGATGGAAGAGGACGGCGTCATCCGCCGTCGCGTCGCGCTGCTCGATCCGGTGAAGATCAACACCAAGGTCACGGTCTTCGTCTCGATCCGCACGAATTCCCACTCGATGGAGTGGCTGCGCCGGTTCTCCGAGGTGGTGTCCGAATTTCCGGAAGTGGTCGAGTTCTACCGCATGAGCGGCGACGTCGACTATTTGCTGCGCGTCGTCGTGCCTGACATCGCGGCCTATGACGCCTTCTACAAGCGCATGATCGCCAAGATCGAGATCCGCGACGTCTCCTCCGTCTTCGCCATGGAGCAGATCAAGTATACGACCGAGCTGCCGCTCGACTACATGATGATCGACCAGGCGAAGTCCAGCGAGGACTGACCTCAGCTAAGGCTCAGGCGAGGCCAAGCCTTGCCAGGATCTTTTCGTTCGACAGTTCGCGAACCGCGTCCTTGCCCGTCCAGCGGGCGGCGCGGTTTTCGCTTTCCGCCAGTTTCTTAGCCAGTGTAAGTGCCGGGCCGTGGCAGGCGGCATTGCGCTTGCCGATCTGCCGGAGCGCCCAGTTGACCGCCTTCTTGACGAAGTTGCGATCGTCGCCGGAATGCTGCTCGATCAACGGTAGCCAGGCGAGAAGCGTTGCGTCCGGCTCCTTCTTCAGGTGAACCGCAGCCGTGGCGATCATCGCAAAGGCGATGCGGCGGACGAATTCCCGTTCGTCGGCGGCAAACTCCGGGATCAGTTCGCGTTCGAAGCGTGCGTCAATGAAAAGGTCGGCGACGGTATCGACGACTTCCCAGGAATTGCAGTCCTCCGCCCAGCGGCGCGCCTCGTCGAGCGTCAACACTTGCGGATTGGCGGTGAAGGCGGCCAGGATGCGCGCCTCGCGAATGCCGGACTGCCAGAGCTCCAGCGCACGGCTGTGATCAGCTTTCACCAGCCGGGTGATCTTGTGCAGTTCGACATTGGAGAGCCCGATCGCGCTATCGGTGACGATGCCGAAACGTGCCATACCGGGGAGATTGTCCTTGGAGCCGAGTGACCGCAGATGAGCGATGATCTCGTCTGCGGTCGAGGAGGGGCCGAGGCTCACTTTTCGAGGCGGGCGAGCAGCGAGGACGTATCCCAGCGATTGCCGCCCATTTCCTGCACATCGCCGTAGAACTGGTCGACCAGCGCCGTCACCGGCAGCTTGGCGCCGTTGCGGCGGGCTTCGGCGAGCACGATGTCGAGATCCTTGCGCATCCAGTCGACGGCAAAGCCGAAATCGTACTTGCCGGCGTTCATGGTCTTGTGGCGGTTTTCCATCTGCCAGGAGCCGGCCGCTCCCTTGGAGATGACGTCGACGACCTTCTCGATGTCGAGGCCGGCCTTCTTGCCGAAATGAATGCCTTCGGCGAGCCCCTGGACGAGGCCGGCGATGCAGATCTGGTTGATCATCTTGGTGATCTGGCCGGCGCCGGCCGGGCCCATCAGGCCGACCATGCGGGCAAAGGCTTCGATGACCGGCTTGGCGCGATCAAAGGCGGCCTCGTCGCCACCGCACATCACCGTCAGCACGCCATTTTCGGCACCCGCCTGGCCGCCGGAAACCGGGGCGTCGATGAAGTGAGCGTTGCGGGCCTTGGCCGCCTCGTAAAGTTCGCGGGCGACCTCGGCGGAGGCCGTGGTGTTGTCGATGAAGACGGCATCGGCCTTCAATTTCTCGAAGGCGCCGTCCTTGCCGGTGGTGACTGAACGCAGGTCGTCGTCATTGCCGACGCAGCAGAAGACGAAATCGGCGCCATCGGCAGCTTCCGCCGGCGTACTTGTCGCGCGACCGCCGAACTCGGCCGCCCATTTCTCGGCCTTGGCGAAGGTGCGGTTATAGACCGTCAGCTCGTGCCCGCCGCGGACCTTGAGGTGGCTGGCCATGGGGTAGCCCATGACGCCGAGACCGATGAATGCAACCTTTGCCATTTTCCGAATACTCCCATTGCTTTCGCCTTGGTGTAGCCGATGGCGCGGGTGCGGAAAAGAGAGAAGGGAGCATCGTGCGATGCTCCCTTCTCATGATGCCGTCATGGCCCAATCAGGGCTTGAAGCGTGCGACCACCAGATGTCCGGCAATCGGCTCGCCTTCTTCCAGGCGAACCGTGATGTCGCCGACTTCGACGATCTCGAAGCCGGTGGCGGCGAGGCGGTCGCGCAGGTAGCTCTCGGCATGGGCGAAGCGCTGGTGCGGGCCGACCATGAAATCGCGGCCGGAGAAGGTTTCCGCGGGCAGCGTCTCGCTGGAGAAGATCAGCAGGCCGCCCGGCACGAGGTTGTCGACGGCGCCGAAGAACAGCGCCTCGAGCGCGCCCATATAGGGAAGCACGTCGGTGGCGACGATCAGGTCGAAGGGCTCGTCGTCATTGTCGTCGAGAAAGTCGACCGCTTCGGCGACGTAGAGCGTCTCGTAGAGGTCTTTCTCATGGGCGATCTCGACCATGTTTTCGGAGAGATCGACGCCGGTGATGTCTTCGGCCATGTCGCGAAGCGCGCCGCCGGTCAGCCCCGTGCCGCAGCCGAGGTCGAGCACGCGGTCGAACGGCCCGAGCTCAAGCGCCTGCAGGCGCTGGCGAACGAGCAAGGGCACGCAGTAGCCGAGCTGGTCGACGAGCACGTTGTCGAAGACTTCGGCATGCTGGTCGAAGAGCGTGGCGACATAGGCGTCGGGCGCCTTCACAGGCGTTTCGCCGCGTCCCATCGAGGCCAGCCGCACGGCAGCGCCGCCGTGGTCTTCCGGATCGAGCGCCAGCACTTCGTGATAGGCGTCGGCGGCGGCATCGAACTTGCCGGACTTTTCCAGGGAAAGGGCGCGGTTATAGGCCTCGGCCAGCGCTTCCTCGTCGATTTTCGTGCTTTTCTGGGTCATGGGCGCTTCTTACGTCCGCAGCCGGTCTTTGGCAATCGCCGTCGGCGAAAGCTTTGCGGCGGCAGGTCGGGCGTGCCTGTGGCCAGTGGCAGGATTTCATTGATCTTTTGAACGAAAAACGTCGCCATGCGGCGTCATCGGGATTTATCGGCGACAGGAAAGGAGTCATCATCGCAAGCATAAGAAAAGACGGGAGGAATGCCGATGTCCGCCGAGCTTGGGCCGCTGATCTTGAGCGCCGAAACGAAGGAGCCGAAAGGCCCGCCTTTGCCGCAGACGTCGCAGGAACAGATCAACGCCGTGGTGCATTATTATCGCGGCGAGATGGGGCGCATGGCCGGCTGGCGCGACCGCATTGACCGGACGTCCAACTGGGCAATCACTGTCGTTGCAGCGCTGCTTTCGGTCTCACTATCGACGCCGTCGTCGCATCATGGCGTGCTGCTCTTTGCCATGCTGCTGATCACGCTCTTGCTTCTGATCGAAGCCCGGCGCTATCGCTTCTTCGACGTCTACCGCGCCCGGGTGCGGCAACTGGAGCGCGGCTACTTCGCCCAGATCCTGGCGCCCGACGGCACGCCGAACCTCAATTGGGCGGCGTCGATCGCCAAGAGCCTGCGCAAGCCCGCCTTCCTGATGAGCTACCGGGAAGCGGTCTGCCGCCGGCTGCAACGCAATTACTGCTGGATGTACCTGATCCTGCTGCTCGCCTGGGCGCTGAAGATTTCGTCGCCGAAGATCTCCACCAATGGCGAGCCTTTCGGCCACGTGCGCTCCTGGATGGACGTCGCCCAGAATGCAGCCCTCGGTCCGTTGCCCGGCTGGCCGGTGATCATCGGTGTCGTGCTGTTCTATGGGGTGGTGCTCTACGGCTCGCTGCACAAGGAGCCGCACGAGGGCGAACTGGCGCATGGGGAGGTGCATGTCTGAAGGCGCCGGGCGTCACGTCTCGCCGGTCTCGAAGACAGAGAGCGATCACCAGTGAAGCTCTCAGTGCAGAAT
The nucleotide sequence above comes from Ensifer sp. PDNC004. Encoded proteins:
- a CDS encoding HAMP domain-containing sensor histidine kinase, which encodes MSIAASTSTDKIIVDKSRSHRNKAVSRTVRATRERLQTGSSVPSGFEREMLNLYIDSALHGAIAIPVLVALITAVGIYLSGNLGFVLWAVMTLSAHAVTLFFARKARREDMSAEKVPVWRRRFLLGQVLMGLCWATFVAQDCASCGNVRFGFFEGTVLLVALAATAMGTFLLRNALLYTFAPVVAALAFASLTTGDPIYVGLTGIISLSLLFLVLMTDRMNRASVHILSVQSEKDDLIAELEVAKSMSDEARRRAEEANLAKSRFLASMSHELRTPLNAILGFSEVMSTEVLGPLSNPTYKEYTNDIHRSGEHLLNLINEILDLSRIEAGRYDLNEDSVSLVDIAEDCIGMVQLKARAKNITIHQQFEHGMPSVWVDEKSMRQVILNLLSNAVKFTNTGGEVTFKVGWTAGGGQYLSIKDNGPGIPEEEIPIVLSAFGQGSIAIKSAEQGTGLGLPIVQAILAKHNGEFILRSKLREGTEAIAILPARRVLESLPAIEDVSAPVRRRKSFA
- a CDS encoding thermonuclease family protein; protein product: MAGGWIILLLLAIGAFFADRLPVGERSSTGSARGAAIASDGDSLRIDGKRVRIEGIDAPELGQTCKRDGVAWDCGREARDRLRALISAGDVRCRFHGRDKYGRELGICDAASRDVGREMVLSGYAVSYGRYEAEEARAEREQRGLWAGQFVKPQEWRRTNGHPDEGPHLIDGWLAAIRGWLLERLTALFSGIADA
- a CDS encoding DNA alkylation repair protein, with product MSLGPSSTADEIIAHLRSLGSKDNLPGMARFGIVTDSAIGLSNVELHKITRLVKADHSRALELWQSGIREARILAAFTANPQVLTLDEARRWAEDCNSWEVVDTVADLFIDARFERELIPEFAADEREFVRRIAFAMIATAAVHLKKEPDATLLAWLPLIEQHSGDDRNFVKKAVNWALRQIGKRNAACHGPALTLAKKLAESENRAARWTGKDAVRELSNEKILARLGLA
- a CDS encoding GNAT family N-acetyltransferase, whose protein sequence is MRIETQRLRLRPWEERDIAPFALANADPEVRRYYYPAILTHDETAAMIDDCTRHLADRGFGFVAVERKSDGALIGGLGLSEAGDEIPGGPHVEIGWILARAHWRQGYALEAASACLDHAWRALGLAEVIGYTSRINQPSRALMERLGMRTDPAEDFDDVTVPVGNPLRPHVLYRVKAPAGWPISS
- a CDS encoding uracil-DNA glycosylase family protein; translated protein: MPDDRIAQLERLRADIAACRICRDNPQRGEADRLPHEPRPVAVISTAARILIAGQAPGLRVHDSGLPFNDASGDRLRQWLAVDREAFYDPDKFAIVPMGFCFPGYDAHGSDLPPRRECAPLWRHRVMEQMPQVELVLAIGHYAQRWHIGPDCPKSMTETVKDWRRYAMRNAVPAILPLPHPSWRNTGWLKRNPWFEADVLPFLRERVSVLAN
- a CDS encoding Lrp/AsnC family transcriptional regulator; its protein translation is MDRLDRKILRLLQEDSTLAVADLAKKVGLSTTPCWRRIQKMEEDGVIRRRVALLDPVKINTKVTVFVSIRTNSHSMEWLRRFSEVVSEFPEVVEFYRMSGDVDYLLRVVVPDIAAYDAFYKRMIAKIEIRDVSSVFAMEQIKYTTELPLDYMMIDQAKSSED
- a CDS encoding DUF2270 domain-containing protein; this translates as MSAELGPLILSAETKEPKGPPLPQTSQEQINAVVHYYRGEMGRMAGWRDRIDRTSNWAITVVAALLSVSLSTPSSHHGVLLFAMLLITLLLLIEARRYRFFDVYRARVRQLERGYFAQILAPDGTPNLNWAASIAKSLRKPAFLMSYREAVCRRLQRNYCWMYLILLLAWALKISSPKISTNGEPFGHVRSWMDVAQNAALGPLPGWPVIIGVVLFYGVVLYGSLHKEPHEGELAHGEVHV
- a CDS encoding diacylglycerol kinase; its protein translation is MDAKNTTHRIGQTGPVEKQTGIRHLFAAASYSLGGAKRLIGEAAFRHELIAFAAAMVAFIVVGATFFQYVAMAILFLLMMAFEAINTAIEEIVDRVSPEISEMGKNAKDLGSFACLCLIVANGVYAAYVVIFDGFMN
- a CDS encoding class I SAM-dependent methyltransferase, translating into MTQKSTKIDEEALAEAYNRALSLEKSGKFDAAADAYHEVLALDPEDHGGAAVRLASMGRGETPVKAPDAYVATLFDQHAEVFDNVLVDQLGYCVPLLVRQRLQALELGPFDRVLDLGCGTGLTGGALRDMAEDITGVDLSENMVEIAHEKDLYETLYVAEAVDFLDDNDDEPFDLIVATDVLPYMGALEALFFGAVDNLVPGGLLIFSSETLPAETFSGRDFMVGPHQRFAHAESYLRDRLAATGFEIVEVGDITVRLEEGEPIAGHLVVARFKP
- a CDS encoding NAD(P)-dependent oxidoreductase; translation: MAKVAFIGLGVMGYPMASHLKVRGGHELTVYNRTFAKAEKWAAEFGGRATSTPAEAADGADFVFCCVGNDDDLRSVTTGKDGAFEKLKADAVFIDNTTASAEVARELYEAAKARNAHFIDAPVSGGQAGAENGVLTVMCGGDEAAFDRAKPVIEAFARMVGLMGPAGAGQITKMINQICIAGLVQGLAEGIHFGKKAGLDIEKVVDVISKGAAGSWQMENRHKTMNAGKYDFGFAVDWMRKDLDIVLAEARRNGAKLPVTALVDQFYGDVQEMGGNRWDTSSLLARLEK